Proteins encoded by one window of Lathyrus oleraceus cultivar Zhongwan6 chromosome 1, CAAS_Psat_ZW6_1.0, whole genome shotgun sequence:
- the LOC127073666 gene encoding protein DEHYDRATION-INDUCED 19 homolog 4, whose translation MDSDSWISSRLSNSTRRYYSRSDLFLGGNDDAEPGGDDLRAEYLCPFCAEDYDVVSLCCHIDEEHPLQANTGVCPACGQKVGMDLVGHITTQHSKFFKVPRKRRVVRKGVSNSTLFRKELREGALHSLLGGSSSNSESDTLLSSFIFNPVLGDEAVSEQSSSSIEASPVKDSSKDDFVERKPEQVQMSDEDRIEKTRRFNFVQGLLMSTILDDKL comes from the exons ATGGACTCCGATTCATGGATCTCTTCCCGTCTCTCCAACTCTACACGCCGCTACTATTCTCGATCCG ATCTGTTTCTCGGTGGAAACGACGACGCTGAACCCGGCGGCGATGATTTAAGAGCGGAATATCTTTGCCCTTTCTGCGCTGAAGATTACGACGTCGTTTCTCTCTGTTGCCACATTGACGAGGAACATCCTCTCCAAGCCAACACTGGG GTTTGTCCTGCTTGTGGGCAGAAGGTGGGAATGGATCTTGTTGGACATATTACAACGCAGCATTCGAAGTTTTTCAAA GTGCCGAGGAAAAGGAGGGTAGTGAGGAAAGGAGTTTCTAACTCAACATTATTTAGAAAAGAGTTAAGGGAAGGAGCATTGCATTCTCTTTTGGGAGGTTCTTCATCCAATTCCGAATCGGATACTCTGTTGTCATCGTTTATTTTTAACCCCGTTTTAGGTGATGAAGCTGTGAGTGAACAATCTAGTTCTTCCATTGAAGCTTCCCCAGTAAAAGATAGCTCAAAAGATGATTTTGTGGAAAG AAAACCAGAACAAGTACAGATGTCAGATGAGGACCGAATAGAGAAGACTCGAAGATTTAATTTTGTGCAAGGGCTTCTAATGTCCACCATTCTTGATGATAAATTATAA